In the genome of Pseudomonas sp. HS6, one region contains:
- a CDS encoding MerR family transcriptional regulator, producing MKIGELAQQSGLSASSIRFYEAQGLIPKVERLGNGYRRYPPQVLQTLNIIRCAQQAGFSLEELKKLLPDAATGEFNQEELVAGLTRKVEQIEAMQQHLAQSKAHLLEVIDGIHSRPEGISCMANAERVLSSLNP from the coding sequence ATGAAAATTGGTGAGTTGGCGCAACAGAGCGGGTTGAGCGCCTCGAGCATTCGTTTCTACGAGGCTCAGGGCCTGATTCCCAAAGTGGAACGGCTGGGCAATGGCTATCGGCGTTACCCGCCGCAAGTGCTGCAAACCCTGAATATTATTCGCTGCGCCCAGCAGGCTGGCTTCTCTCTCGAAGAACTCAAAAAGTTGCTGCCGGACGCCGCCACGGGCGAGTTCAATCAGGAAGAGCTGGTAGCGGGGCTGACGCGCAAGGTCGAGCAGATTGAAGCCATGCAGCAGCATCTGGCGCAGAGCAAGGCGCATTTGCTGGAGGTGATCGATGGCATCCACTCGCGGCCGGAAGGCATCAGTTGCATGGCGAATGCCGAACGGGTGCTGTCGTCGCTAAACCCATAG
- a CDS encoding TerC family protein, producing the protein MEWLADPTAWLGLLTLIVLELVLGIDNLVFIAILADKLPPHQRDRARIIGLSLALIMRLGLLASISWLVTLTAPLFEVFGKSFSGRDLIMLFGGVFLLFKATMELHERLEGHIGERSTNTAYALFWPIVAQIVVLDAVFSLDAVITAVGMVDELAVMMIAVVVSIGVMIVASKPLTRFVNAHPTVIMLCLGFLMMIGFALTAEGLGFHIPKGYLYAAIGFSILIEVFNQIARARRKRSMQGLRPMRERTAHAVMRLLGGRKLAVEEVGEEISDLLDDGQAPSAELFDRRERVMISGVLQLAERPIRALMTVRADVDHIDLADDAEAIRTRLMHSSYSRLPLIRNGAVDEPLGFVHKKELLKEYLAGNEPNLEHLARKTVNLLDSYSILNALEQMRAASTHIAFVVNEFGDFVGVLTMTDILESIAGELPDASEIAGPDVVEEQGGFVVNGALNLTRIRQRTGFTAEPTEDYQTLAGLVMSLLDRLPMKGDRLEHEGWGMTVMAVEERRVTRVLLVREA; encoded by the coding sequence ATGGAATGGTTAGCGGATCCCACGGCATGGCTGGGCTTGTTGACACTGATCGTGCTGGAACTGGTGCTGGGTATCGACAACCTGGTGTTCATCGCGATCCTGGCGGACAAACTGCCGCCGCATCAGCGCGACCGCGCGCGAATCATCGGTTTGAGCCTGGCGCTGATCATGCGTCTTGGCCTGCTGGCGAGTATTTCCTGGCTGGTCACCCTCACGGCACCGTTGTTCGAAGTGTTCGGCAAGAGCTTCTCCGGCCGTGACCTGATCATGCTGTTCGGTGGTGTGTTCCTGTTGTTCAAGGCGACCATGGAGTTGCACGAACGGCTGGAAGGCCATATCGGCGAACGCTCGACCAACACCGCTTATGCGTTGTTCTGGCCTATCGTGGCGCAGATCGTCGTGCTCGATGCGGTGTTCTCCCTGGATGCGGTGATTACTGCCGTGGGCATGGTCGATGAACTGGCGGTGATGATGATCGCGGTGGTCGTGTCCATCGGTGTGATGATCGTTGCCAGCAAACCGTTGACCCGTTTCGTCAACGCGCACCCGACGGTGATCATGCTGTGTCTGGGCTTCCTGATGATGATCGGTTTCGCCCTGACCGCCGAAGGCCTGGGCTTCCACATACCGAAAGGTTATCTGTACGCCGCGATTGGTTTCTCGATCCTGATCGAGGTGTTCAACCAGATCGCCCGTGCCCGTCGCAAGCGTTCGATGCAGGGCTTGCGCCCGATGCGTGAGCGTACAGCCCACGCGGTAATGCGTTTGTTGGGCGGCCGGAAACTGGCGGTGGAAGAGGTGGGTGAAGAGATTTCCGACTTGCTGGATGATGGTCAGGCGCCAAGTGCGGAGTTGTTCGACCGTCGTGAGCGAGTGATGATCAGCGGCGTGCTGCAACTGGCCGAGCGACCGATCCGCGCCTTGATGACGGTACGTGCCGATGTCGATCACATTGATCTGGCTGACGATGCCGAGGCGATTCGTACGCGACTGATGCATTCGTCCTACTCGCGCCTGCCGCTGATTCGTAACGGTGCGGTGGATGAACCGCTGGGCTTCGTTCACAAGAAGGAGTTGCTCAAGGAGTATCTGGCCGGCAACGAGCCGAACCTTGAACACCTGGCGCGCAAGACAGTAAACCTGCTCGACAGCTATTCGATCCTCAACGCACTGGAGCAGATGCGCGCGGCATCGACCCACATCGCGTTCGTAGTGAACGAGTTCGGTGATTTTGTCGGCGTGCTGACCATGACCGACATTCTCGAATCGATCGCTGGCGAGTTGCCGGACGCCAGCGAAATCGCCGGTCCGGACGTGGTCGAAGAGCAGGGCGGCTTTGTGGTGAACGGCGCATTGAATCTGACACGGATTCGTCAGCGCACCGGTTTCACTGCCGAGCCGACCGAGGATTACCAGACCCTCGCCGGGTTGGTGATGAGTCTGCTGGATCGCCTGCCGATGAAAGGTGATCGACTGGAACATGAAGGTTGGGGCATGACCGTGATGGCGGTCGAAGAACGGCGGGTGACACGAGTGCTGTTGGTGCGTGAGGCCTGA
- a CDS encoding GGDEF domain-containing protein: MYKTIEDEVLKRTAPAELWGEFIQHEFERLHSFCLLIYLASMGIWLAFDLIVSFLGDQGFTWRSMIFIAAFAVLAVVLMFTRKARHFDWLNLTFVFVITLGIRLLIEGLPLAFHGIWLVLAAATTLYSASVLPLSRWSFFAAQAITWLILNPFIGTGIGLLELKGVMTIAYSVFLCALTIYTFLKLRETKLYNYIMSKLLLDQAYNDTLTEIPNRRSFMTRAEKSLQAVPREHDHYLAMIDIDNFKKVNDVYGHDIGDEVLKRIAADIKEVMAPFEYARLGGEEFAIYLAGVRREDVEALAGELCRVVREQPTRHPVTISIGVARVEDGDTLNQALIKADEALYESKHTGKDRYTFHQ, encoded by the coding sequence ATGTACAAAACCATTGAAGACGAAGTCCTGAAGCGAACCGCGCCCGCCGAGCTATGGGGCGAGTTCATCCAGCATGAGTTCGAACGGCTACATTCGTTCTGCCTGCTGATCTATCTGGCCAGCATGGGCATCTGGCTGGCCTTCGACCTGATCGTCAGTTTCCTCGGGGATCAGGGCTTTACCTGGCGCTCGATGATCTTCATCGCAGCATTTGCCGTGCTCGCCGTGGTGCTGATGTTCACGCGCAAGGCCCGCCACTTCGACTGGCTGAACCTGACCTTCGTGTTCGTCATCACTCTGGGCATCCGGCTGCTGATCGAAGGCCTGCCTCTGGCGTTTCATGGCATCTGGCTGGTGCTCGCGGCGGCGACCACGCTGTACAGCGCCTCCGTGTTGCCGCTCAGTCGCTGGTCGTTCTTCGCGGCGCAGGCCATCACCTGGCTGATACTCAATCCGTTCATAGGGACCGGAATCGGCCTGCTGGAACTCAAAGGCGTAATGACCATTGCCTACAGCGTGTTTCTCTGTGCGCTGACGATCTACACCTTCCTCAAACTGCGCGAGACAAAGCTTTACAACTACATCATGTCCAAGCTGTTGCTGGACCAAGCCTACAACGACACCCTGACTGAAATCCCCAACCGCCGCTCGTTCATGACCCGGGCCGAAAAGAGCCTGCAAGCGGTACCTCGCGAGCACGACCATTACCTGGCGATGATCGACATCGACAACTTCAAGAAAGTGAATGATGTGTACGGCCACGACATCGGCGATGAAGTGCTCAAGCGAATCGCGGCAGACATCAAAGAGGTGATGGCACCGTTTGAGTACGCTCGATTGGGTGGCGAAGAGTTTGCGATTTATCTGGCCGGCGTGCGCCGCGAAGATGTCGAGGCGCTGGCCGGGGAGTTATGCCGGGTGGTGCGTGAGCAACCGACCCGGCACCCGGTGACCATCAGTATCGGCGTGGCCCGGGTCGAGGACGGTGACACCCTCAACCAGGCCCTGATCAAGGCTGATGAAGCGTTGTATGAGTCAAAGCATACGGGCAAGGACCGGTACACCTTTCATCAGTGA
- a CDS encoding DUF4434 family protein has protein sequence MARWMLFFCLLMGATLARADERVFYQPLNVDAGLTQAQWQKVWQDTARQGTRTVIVQWTAYGESDFGGANGWLANSLKIAGQQGLQLVLGLSMDPAYYTRIDELDSAGLGAYWQAQLGQSLAQQQKLRQEWKLPVNGWYLPLELDDLHFLAADRRATLQRQLKDFAAKLDAPLHVSAFSAGKLAPTVNAQWLGDLTAEGAQVWWQDGAGTGRLPVLVRNGYASALPCSVGIVREAFREVSRDGEPFRAEPATPDATSTGCHQNAVFSLRYRPWGQVILDNQRKHPGSNVQNH, from the coding sequence ATGGCTCGATGGATGTTGTTTTTCTGCCTGCTGATGGGTGCCACGCTTGCACGGGCCGACGAGCGTGTGTTCTATCAGCCGCTGAATGTCGATGCCGGTCTGACCCAGGCGCAATGGCAGAAAGTCTGGCAGGACACTGCCAGACAAGGCACGCGAACAGTCATCGTGCAGTGGACCGCGTATGGCGAATCGGACTTTGGCGGTGCCAACGGCTGGCTCGCCAACAGCCTGAAAATCGCCGGACAACAAGGTCTGCAACTGGTGCTCGGGCTGTCGATGGACCCGGCGTACTACACGCGCATCGACGAACTGGACAGCGCCGGCCTCGGCGCCTACTGGCAGGCGCAATTGGGGCAATCGCTGGCGCAACAACAGAAGCTGCGACAGGAATGGAAACTGCCGGTCAACGGCTGGTATCTGCCACTGGAACTGGATGACCTCCACTTTCTGGCAGCCGATCGACGGGCAACGCTCCAGCGTCAGCTGAAGGATTTCGCGGCAAAACTGGATGCGCCGCTGCATGTCAGCGCCTTCAGTGCCGGCAAACTTGCTCCGACGGTCAACGCCCAATGGCTGGGAGATCTGACAGCGGAAGGTGCGCAAGTCTGGTGGCAGGACGGCGCCGGCACCGGACGCCTGCCAGTGTTGGTGCGAAATGGTTATGCCAGCGCACTGCCCTGCTCTGTCGGTATCGTGCGTGAAGCGTTCCGCGAGGTCAGCCGCGACGGTGAGCCGTTCCGCGCCGAACCGGCGACCCCGGATGCGACCTCGACCGGCTGTCATCAAAATGCAGTGTTTTCCCTGCGATATCGGCCGTGGGGCCAGGTGATTCTCGACAACCAGCGCAAGCATCCGGGCAGCAATGTACAAAACCATTGA